A region from the Acinonyx jubatus isolate Ajub_Pintada_27869175 chromosome C2, VMU_Ajub_asm_v1.0, whole genome shotgun sequence genome encodes:
- the GALNT15 gene encoding polypeptide N-acetylgalactosaminyltransferase 15 isoform X3 has product MGLPEKPSTVKKSRVVSPVIDVIDWKTLQYYPSKDLQRGVLDWKLDFHWEPLPERDRKALRSPISPIRSPVVPSGVVAMDRHYFQNTGAYDPLMSLRGGENLELSLKAWLCGGSVEILPCSRVGHIYQNQEAQSPRDQEATLRNKVRIAETWLGSFKETFYRHSPEAFSLSQAEKPDCTERLQLQRRLGCRTFHWFLANIYPELYPSECRPRFSGKLHNTGLGFCVDCQEEGDILGCTMMLAPCSDSRQQQHLKHTGRKEIRFGSPQHLCLDIRQEQVTLQNCTEEGPAIHQQHWDFQENGMIVHILSGKCMEAVVQENSKDLYLRQCDGKASQLWRFDNVYTVDER; this is encoded by the exons ATGGGGCTCCCTGAGAAACCTTCCACAGTGAAGAA GAGCCGGGTGGTGTCTCCAGTCATAGACGTGATTGACTGGAAGACTTTGCAGTATTACCCTTCCAAGGACCTGCAGCGTGGGGTGTTGGACTGGAAGCTGGATTTCCACTGGGAGCCTTTGCCAGAGCGAGACAGGAAGGCCCTCCGGTCCCCCATCAGCCCAATCAG GAGCCCTGTGGTGCCCAGTGGTGTTGTGGCCATGGACAGACATTACTTCCAAAACACTGGTGCATATGACCCTCTCATGTCACTGCGGGGTGGTGAAAACCTCGAACTGTCTCTCAAG GCCTGGCTCTGTGGTGGCTCTGTTGAAATCCTTCCCTGTTCTCGGGTGGGGCACATCTATCAAAATCAGGAAGCCCAGTCCCCCCGTGATCAGGAGGCCACTCTGCGGAACAAGGTTCGCATCGCCGAGACCTGGCTGGGCTCATTCAAAGAAACCTTCTACAGGCACAGCCCAGAGGCCTTCTCCTTGAGCCAG GCTGAGAAGCCAGACTGCACAGAACGCCTGCAGCTGCAAAGGAGACTGGGTTGTCGGACGTTCCACTGGTTTCTGGCCAACATCTACCCTGAGCTTTACCCATCTGAGTGCAGGCCCAGGTTCTCTGGAAAG CTCCACAACACCGGACTTGGCTTCTGTGTTGACTGCCAGGAAGAAGGGGACATCCTGGGCTGCACCATGATGCTAGCTCCTTGCAGTGACAGCCGGCAGCAACAG CACCTGAAGCACACCGGCAGGAAGGAGATACGCTTTGGCAGCCCACAGCACCTGTGTCTTGACATCAGACAAGAGCAGGTGACTCTTCAGAACTGCACCGAGGAAGGGCCTGCTATCCATCAACAGCACTGGGACTTCCAAGAG aATGGAATGATTGTTCACATTCTTTCTGGGAAATGCATGGAAGCTGTGGTGCAGGAAAACAGCAAAGATTTGTACCTGCGCCAGTGTGATGGAAAAGCCAGCCAGCTGTGGCGATTTGACAACGTCTACACTGTGGATGAACGATGA
- the GALNT15 gene encoding polypeptide N-acetylgalactosaminyltransferase 15 isoform X2 encodes MLGATRATGDVLVFMDSHCECHPGWLEPLLSRIAGDRSRVVSPVIDVIDWKTLQYYPSKDLQRGVLDWKLDFHWEPLPERDRKALRSPISPIRSPVVPSGVVAMDRHYFQNTGAYDPLMSLRGGENLELSLKAWLCGGSVEILPCSRVGHIYQNQEAQSPRDQEATLRNKVRIAETWLGSFKETFYRHSPEAFSLSQAEKPDCTERLQLQRRLGCRTFHWFLANIYPELYPSECRPRFSGKLHNTGLGFCVDCQEEGDILGCTMMLAPCSDSRQQQHLKHTGRKEIRFGSPQHLCLDIRQEQVTLQNCTEEGPAIHQQHWDFQENGMIVHILSGKCMEAVVQENSKDLYLRQCDGKASQLWRFDNVYTVDER; translated from the exons ATGCTGGGGGCCACCAGGGCCACCGGGGATGTGCTGGTCTTCATGGATTCCCACTGTGAGTGCCACCCAGGCTGGCTGGAGCCCCTCCTCAGCAGAATAGCTGGTGACAG GAGCCGGGTGGTGTCTCCAGTCATAGACGTGATTGACTGGAAGACTTTGCAGTATTACCCTTCCAAGGACCTGCAGCGTGGGGTGTTGGACTGGAAGCTGGATTTCCACTGGGAGCCTTTGCCAGAGCGAGACAGGAAGGCCCTCCGGTCCCCCATCAGCCCAATCAG GAGCCCTGTGGTGCCCAGTGGTGTTGTGGCCATGGACAGACATTACTTCCAAAACACTGGTGCATATGACCCTCTCATGTCACTGCGGGGTGGTGAAAACCTCGAACTGTCTCTCAAG GCCTGGCTCTGTGGTGGCTCTGTTGAAATCCTTCCCTGTTCTCGGGTGGGGCACATCTATCAAAATCAGGAAGCCCAGTCCCCCCGTGATCAGGAGGCCACTCTGCGGAACAAGGTTCGCATCGCCGAGACCTGGCTGGGCTCATTCAAAGAAACCTTCTACAGGCACAGCCCAGAGGCCTTCTCCTTGAGCCAG GCTGAGAAGCCAGACTGCACAGAACGCCTGCAGCTGCAAAGGAGACTGGGTTGTCGGACGTTCCACTGGTTTCTGGCCAACATCTACCCTGAGCTTTACCCATCTGAGTGCAGGCCCAGGTTCTCTGGAAAG CTCCACAACACCGGACTTGGCTTCTGTGTTGACTGCCAGGAAGAAGGGGACATCCTGGGCTGCACCATGATGCTAGCTCCTTGCAGTGACAGCCGGCAGCAACAG CACCTGAAGCACACCGGCAGGAAGGAGATACGCTTTGGCAGCCCACAGCACCTGTGTCTTGACATCAGACAAGAGCAGGTGACTCTTCAGAACTGCACCGAGGAAGGGCCTGCTATCCATCAACAGCACTGGGACTTCCAAGAG aATGGAATGATTGTTCACATTCTTTCTGGGAAATGCATGGAAGCTGTGGTGCAGGAAAACAGCAAAGATTTGTACCTGCGCCAGTGTGATGGAAAAGCCAGCCAGCTGTGGCGATTTGACAACGTCTACACTGTGGATGAACGATGA